One window of the Amycolatopsis mediterranei genome contains the following:
- a CDS encoding GTPase, translating into MTQDVRDLLHAAAGLYRDDPRASALLHDCLNRLEQPLRVAFTGAPSSGKTTLAAALGEYPTRALRDLVLLDDPGPADDVPDATVRLVRHLEPDELAAAHPPAGSAFARQSAVNSVLVLSRADEVGAGRIDALLTAKQLARRAWREDPLCTGFLGVIAVAGQLAYGGRSLRDDEFDLLAAFAAVPREELERHVLSVDSFTDPAFPGPIPVETRRSLVVRFGMFGVRLALTLIRTGCDDRVKLSAELVRRSGLGELRDTLAGCFVARAEALRARTAIIRLEALLAAHPRPGGDRLVSRVERFAAAAHDFRELRLIADIRGGRTALSGEPAEEAVRLLGAQGTTPADRLALEPDADPDEIYDAGLDALRRWRHEAERPDRPHAERAAAHVVVRSTEGLLSLFA; encoded by the coding sequence GTGACCCAGGACGTCCGCGACCTGCTGCACGCCGCGGCCGGGCTCTACCGGGACGACCCGCGGGCTTCGGCGCTGCTGCACGACTGCCTCAACCGCCTGGAGCAGCCGCTGCGCGTCGCGTTCACCGGGGCGCCTTCGTCGGGGAAGACGACGCTCGCCGCCGCGCTGGGCGAATATCCGACGCGCGCGCTGCGCGACCTCGTGCTGCTCGACGACCCCGGCCCGGCCGACGACGTCCCGGACGCGACGGTCCGGCTGGTCCGCCACCTCGAGCCGGACGAGCTCGCGGCGGCCCACCCGCCGGCCGGCTCGGCGTTCGCGCGGCAGAGCGCGGTGAACTCGGTGCTGGTGCTCTCGCGCGCCGACGAGGTCGGCGCCGGCCGGATCGACGCGCTGCTCACCGCGAAGCAGCTGGCGCGCCGCGCGTGGCGGGAAGACCCGCTGTGCACGGGTTTCCTGGGCGTGATCGCCGTCGCCGGGCAGCTCGCCTACGGCGGCCGGTCGTTGCGCGACGACGAGTTCGACCTCCTGGCGGCGTTCGCCGCGGTGCCGCGCGAGGAGCTGGAACGGCATGTCCTGTCGGTGGATTCGTTCACCGATCCGGCGTTCCCGGGCCCGATCCCGGTCGAGACGCGGCGGTCCCTGGTGGTGCGGTTCGGGATGTTCGGCGTCCGGCTGGCGCTCACGCTGATCCGCACCGGCTGCGACGACCGCGTCAAGCTCTCGGCGGAACTGGTGCGCCGCAGTGGGTTGGGCGAACTGCGGGACACGCTGGCCGGGTGTTTCGTGGCGCGGGCCGAGGCACTGCGGGCGCGGACGGCGATCATCCGGCTGGAGGCCCTGCTGGCGGCGCACCCCCGTCCGGGCGGGGACCGCCTGGTGTCCCGCGTGGAGCGATTCGCGGCGGCGGCCCACGACTTCCGCGAGCTGCGCCTGATCGCCGACATCCGCGGCGGCCGGACGGCGCTGTCCGGCGAACCCGCGGAGGAGGCCGTCCGGTTGCTGGGCGCCCAGGGTACGACCCCCGCGGACCGCCTCGCACTGGAGCCGGACGCCGATCCGGACGAGATCTACGACGCCGGGCTGGACGCGTTGCGGCGCTGGCGGCACGAGGCCGAACGCCCGGACCGCCCGCACGCGGAACGCGCGGCGGCGCACGTGGTGGTGCGGTCGACTGAAGGGCTGCTTTCGCTGTTCGCCTAG
- a CDS encoding RidA family protein, which produces MTVTMVNPPELPEIDVYHQVAVAEGTKLVFVAGQVAWETERDLAAQVEQAYVNVAAALAAAGGTFDDVAKLTVYAVDWTPDKMPALLDGIARGSAKIGTTAKPPATLIGVAALDVPEHLVEVEVTAVL; this is translated from the coding sequence ATGACCGTCACCATGGTGAACCCGCCGGAACTGCCCGAGATCGACGTCTACCACCAGGTCGCCGTCGCCGAGGGGACGAAGCTCGTCTTCGTCGCCGGGCAGGTCGCCTGGGAGACCGAACGCGACCTCGCCGCCCAGGTCGAGCAGGCCTACGTCAACGTCGCCGCCGCACTGGCCGCGGCCGGCGGAACGTTCGACGACGTGGCGAAGCTGACCGTCTACGCCGTCGACTGGACACCGGACAAGATGCCCGCCCTGCTCGACGGCATCGCCCGCGGGAGCGCCAAGATCGGGACCACGGCGAAGCCGCCCGCCACGCTCATCGGCGTCGCGGCGCTGGACGTCCCGGAGCACCTGGTCGAGGTCGAGGTGACCGCCGTCCTCTAG
- a CDS encoding winged helix-turn-helix transcriptional regulator: protein MVTKQDTDLSRADSLAREIFSDVANKWAFLIIETLGERTLRFSELRNEVEGISHKMLTQNLRMLERNGLLVRKVHPTVPPRVEYTLTEPGQGLRATVDSMCGWTQRFIEDIEAARRSFDG from the coding sequence ATGGTGACCAAGCAGGACACGGACCTTTCCCGCGCGGATTCCCTGGCGCGCGAGATCTTCTCGGACGTCGCCAACAAGTGGGCGTTCCTCATCATCGAGACCCTCGGCGAGCGCACGCTGCGGTTCAGCGAGCTGCGCAACGAGGTCGAGGGCATCAGCCACAAGATGCTGACGCAGAACCTGCGCATGCTGGAGCGCAACGGGCTGCTCGTGCGGAAGGTGCACCCCACCGTCCCGCCGCGCGTCGAATACACGCTCACCGAGCCCGGCCAGGGCCTGCGCGCGACGGTCGACAGCATGTGCGGCTGGACCCAGCGGTTCATCGAGGACATCGAAGCCGCCCGGCGCAGCTTCGACGGCTGA
- a CDS encoding acyl-CoA synthetase, whose translation MPEDVRPRVRLFGELLAHWAAQRPDGTALIFGDSVWTWAEIDERVRRLSGALAAAGVTRGDRVAFVDKNHPACLETTFAAAGIGAANAVVNWRLSGEELAYVLKDAGAKVVFVGAELRPAFDAIRDRLPAVERVIVVGGDADEYEAFLTSAAPHVGTGIDTDDGVLVMYTSGTTGFPKGAVLTHRSVLAHGLAAGTAFPIGRGDVNLVAMPLFHVGGSCYAVSGFLYGEPSYLTREPDAASLFAALRAGITHAFLVPAVVAGIAQAGEAALQAFSKLKYLCYGASPMPLPLLRTVLAAWPDVKFAQVYGMTELSGAVTALDPEAHRDATHPERLASAGTALSGVDLRIVDPVTAEDAEIGEVWVRTEQRMAGYLGKPEATAETIVDGWVRTGDVGRLDDGGFLFLEDRVKDMIITGGENVYSPEVERVVAEFPGVAEVAVIGIPDEKWGEQVKAVVAGDQLDADKIVEFCRERLAHYKCPRSIDVVEALPRNATGKILKRSLREPYWRDRDRNV comes from the coding sequence ATGCCCGAAGACGTCCGCCCCCGGGTCCGGTTGTTCGGCGAGCTCCTGGCGCACTGGGCGGCGCAGCGCCCGGACGGCACCGCGCTGATCTTCGGCGACTCGGTGTGGACCTGGGCGGAGATCGACGAGCGGGTCCGGCGGCTGTCCGGGGCTCTCGCGGCCGCCGGTGTCACCCGGGGCGACCGGGTCGCGTTCGTCGACAAGAACCATCCCGCCTGCCTGGAGACGACCTTCGCGGCGGCCGGGATCGGCGCGGCCAACGCCGTGGTGAACTGGCGCCTTTCCGGCGAGGAGCTCGCGTACGTGCTCAAGGACGCGGGCGCGAAGGTGGTCTTCGTCGGCGCCGAACTGCGGCCTGCGTTTGACGCGATCCGGGACCGGCTGCCCGCGGTGGAGCGCGTGATCGTCGTCGGCGGGGACGCCGACGAGTACGAGGCCTTCCTGACCTCCGCCGCGCCTCACGTCGGCACCGGCATCGACACCGACGACGGCGTGCTGGTCATGTACACCAGCGGCACCACCGGTTTCCCGAAGGGCGCGGTGCTCACCCACCGCAGTGTCCTCGCGCACGGCCTCGCCGCCGGGACCGCGTTCCCGATCGGCCGGGGTGACGTCAACCTGGTCGCGATGCCGCTGTTCCACGTCGGTGGCAGCTGCTACGCGGTTTCCGGCTTCCTCTACGGGGAACCGTCCTACCTGACGCGCGAGCCGGACGCGGCGTCGCTGTTCGCGGCGCTGCGGGCCGGGATCACGCACGCCTTCCTGGTGCCCGCCGTCGTGGCCGGGATCGCGCAGGCCGGCGAGGCCGCGCTCCAGGCGTTCTCCAAGCTGAAGTACCTCTGCTACGGCGCTTCGCCGATGCCGCTCCCGCTGCTGCGCACGGTGCTCGCCGCCTGGCCGGACGTCAAGTTCGCCCAGGTCTACGGCATGACCGAGCTGTCCGGCGCGGTCACCGCCCTCGACCCGGAGGCGCACCGGGACGCCACGCACCCGGAGCGGCTGGCCTCGGCGGGCACCGCACTGTCCGGAGTGGACCTCCGGATCGTCGACCCGGTCACCGCGGAGGACGCCGAAATCGGGGAAGTGTGGGTGCGCACCGAGCAGCGGATGGCGGGCTACCTCGGCAAGCCGGAGGCGACCGCGGAGACCATCGTGGACGGCTGGGTCCGCACCGGCGACGTCGGGCGCCTCGACGACGGTGGGTTCCTGTTCCTCGAGGACCGCGTCAAGGACATGATCATCACCGGCGGTGAGAACGTCTACTCGCCCGAAGTCGAGCGCGTCGTGGCGGAATTCCCCGGCGTCGCGGAGGTGGCCGTGATCGGTATCCCGGACGAGAAGTGGGGCGAGCAGGTCAAGGCCGTCGTCGCCGGCGACCAGCTCGACGCCGACAAGATCGTGGAGTTCTGCCGCGAGCGGCTGGCCCACTACAAGTGCCCGCGCAGTATCGACGTCGTAGAGGCGTTGCCGCGCAACGCCACCGGCAAGATCCTCAAGCGTTCGCTGCGCGAGCCTTACTGGCGGGACCGGGACCGGAACGTCTGA
- a CDS encoding TetR/AcrR family transcriptional regulator, with protein sequence MPPVTRRGYFEAALKVLAEHGFTELNVGVLCRGLGVTSGSFYHHFGGWPGFVAQLLEHWENRQVRILREGGFGTGGPAADFAALMDLTIGLPHEAEAAIRAWAKNDETVRAAQKRVDDARLRTVGKAVEGIVGDRALARTLTSLGMAMLVGHQQLASAGEHGELTELLAEYTRLVHSRAAGR encoded by the coding sequence ATGCCGCCGGTGACGCGCCGCGGGTACTTCGAGGCCGCGCTGAAGGTGCTGGCGGAGCACGGGTTCACCGAGCTGAACGTCGGCGTGCTGTGCCGCGGCCTCGGGGTCACGAGCGGGTCGTTCTACCACCACTTCGGTGGCTGGCCGGGGTTCGTGGCACAGCTGCTGGAGCACTGGGAGAACCGCCAGGTCCGCATCCTGCGCGAGGGCGGCTTCGGCACCGGCGGCCCGGCGGCCGACTTCGCCGCGCTGATGGACCTCACCATCGGGCTGCCCCACGAGGCCGAGGCCGCGATCCGCGCGTGGGCGAAGAACGACGAAACCGTGCGCGCGGCGCAGAAGCGCGTCGACGACGCCCGGCTGCGGACGGTCGGCAAGGCGGTCGAAGGCATCGTCGGCGACCGGGCACTGGCCCGGACCCTGACGTCACTCGGGATGGCGATGCTGGTGGGCCACCAGCAACTGGCATCGGCCGGCGAGCACGGCGAGCTGACCGAGCTGCTCGCGGAGTACACCCGGCTGGTGCACTCCCGCGCGGCCGGGCGCTGA
- a CDS encoding transglycosylase SLT domain-containing protein, translating into MNRSTRTTTPSVDGHEPEPVHGSKREHPLHTLQTAAGNAAVARLVASVQRDDMDDPHLGPNAFGRPDPVDPRRAGGSAIKPDDITDAEDWIIEHESGWQPRAKAPTTSAFGLGQLLKSNRVKYLGAKADSTDPADQIRAFRAYVRDVYKTAERAKQFWMATQAKDPSLAPEDLRARAGNWIKKKFVGY; encoded by the coding sequence ATGAACCGTTCCACGCGCACGACCACCCCGTCGGTCGACGGCCACGAGCCCGAGCCGGTCCACGGGAGCAAGCGCGAGCACCCTCTGCACACCCTCCAGACCGCAGCGGGCAACGCGGCGGTCGCCCGGCTGGTCGCCTCGGTGCAGCGCGACGACATGGACGACCCGCACCTGGGCCCCAATGCCTTCGGCCGGCCCGACCCGGTCGATCCGCGCCGGGCGGGCGGGAGCGCGATCAAGCCCGACGACATCACCGACGCCGAAGATTGGATCATCGAGCACGAGTCGGGCTGGCAGCCGAGAGCGAAGGCCCCGACCACCAGCGCGTTCGGCCTGGGGCAGTTGCTCAAGAGCAACCGCGTGAAGTACCTGGGCGCCAAGGCCGACTCAACCGACCCGGCTGACCAGATCCGGGCGTTCCGCGCCTACGTGCGCGACGTCTACAAGACCGCCGAGCGCGCCAAGCAGTTCTGGATGGCGACCCAGGCCAAGGACCCGAGCCTGGCCCCGGAGGACCTGCGTGCCCGCGCCGGGAACTGGATCAAGAAAAAGTTCGTCGGCTACTGA
- a CDS encoding TIGR03618 family F420-dependent PPOX class oxidoreductase produces the protein MKIDLDGRGPEFRTFWTERHLATLTTVRPDGTPHVVAVGVTVDFEAGLARVITFAPSVKARLVRAAGPDGIPVAVCQLDGPRWSTLEGRAVLREDPESVRDAENRYAARYRQPKPNPQRVVIEIAVTRVLGNA, from the coding sequence ATGAAGATCGACCTCGACGGCCGCGGGCCGGAGTTCCGCACGTTCTGGACCGAGCGCCACTTGGCCACGCTGACCACGGTCCGCCCGGACGGCACCCCGCACGTCGTCGCGGTCGGCGTCACCGTCGACTTCGAAGCCGGCCTCGCCCGCGTGATCACCTTCGCCCCGTCGGTCAAGGCCCGGCTCGTGCGCGCCGCGGGCCCGGACGGGATCCCGGTCGCGGTCTGCCAGCTGGACGGCCCGCGCTGGTCCACTTTGGAGGGACGCGCGGTGCTGCGCGAAGACCCGGAATCGGTGCGGGACGCGGAAAACCGGTACGCCGCCCGCTACCGGCAGCCCAAGCCGAACCCGCAGCGGGTCGTCATCGAGATCGCGGTGACCCGGGTGCTCGGCAACGCCTAG
- a CDS encoding glycosyl hydrolase family 8, producing the protein MMRVVRAAVVSAALAAGLVSVPAVASAAGTPYVPGTLRPSVSQATQDAALQKYYDFWKKNFLTTKCGTGTYAVLSKDADHSFVAEGEGYGMTISAMMADKDPQARSIVDGILKFVKAHPSVNNKDLHAAEQDSNCRSVNGSDSATDGDLEIAYGLLIADKKWGSGGSVDYKAEAVRIINAIKKSEVNGTTKFTLLGDWGNDAEYKNSSRSSDWMPGHLRAFATATGDSFWTTVRTRSETAVSQLQSSYAPNTGLLPDFVVGTNSTPKPAPSNFLEGPYDGKYSWNACRDPWRLGADAISFSGSAAVAQVRKMNTWIKSATGGDPAKIQSGYSLSGSKTESGQHPCFTAPFAVAAMTDPGSQAWLDKLWTTISSWSPDSTDYYGTGITIQVLLILSGNYVAA; encoded by the coding sequence ATGATGAGAGTCGTCCGGGCCGCGGTGGTTTCGGCCGCGCTCGCCGCGGGGCTGGTGAGCGTGCCGGCGGTTGCGTCCGCGGCCGGCACGCCGTACGTGCCGGGAACGCTGCGGCCGTCCGTCTCGCAGGCCACGCAGGATGCCGCGCTGCAGAAGTACTACGACTTCTGGAAGAAGAACTTCCTGACGACCAAGTGCGGCACCGGCACCTACGCCGTGCTGTCCAAGGACGCCGACCACTCCTTCGTCGCCGAGGGCGAGGGGTACGGCATGACCATCTCGGCGATGATGGCGGACAAGGACCCGCAGGCGCGCTCGATCGTCGACGGGATCCTGAAGTTCGTCAAGGCGCACCCGTCGGTCAACAACAAGGACCTGCACGCGGCCGAGCAGGACTCGAACTGCCGGAGCGTCAACGGCAGCGATTCCGCCACCGACGGCGACCTCGAAATCGCCTACGGCCTGCTGATCGCGGACAAGAAGTGGGGCAGCGGCGGCTCGGTCGACTACAAGGCCGAAGCCGTCCGGATCATCAACGCGATCAAGAAGAGCGAGGTCAACGGCACCACGAAGTTCACGCTCCTCGGCGACTGGGGCAACGACGCGGAGTACAAGAACAGCTCGCGTTCGTCGGACTGGATGCCGGGCCACCTGCGCGCGTTCGCCACGGCGACCGGCGACAGCTTCTGGACTACGGTCCGCACCCGTTCGGAGACGGCGGTCAGCCAGCTGCAGTCTTCGTACGCGCCGAACACCGGGCTGTTGCCGGACTTCGTGGTCGGCACCAACTCGACGCCGAAGCCGGCGCCGTCGAACTTCCTCGAAGGCCCGTACGACGGCAAGTACAGCTGGAACGCCTGCCGCGACCCGTGGCGCCTCGGCGCGGACGCGATCTCGTTTTCCGGGAGTGCGGCGGTCGCGCAGGTCCGCAAGATGAACACCTGGATCAAGTCGGCGACGGGTGGGGACCCGGCCAAGATCCAGAGCGGCTATTCGCTGTCGGGTTCGAAGACCGAAAGCGGTCAGCACCCGTGCTTCACGGCGCCGTTCGCGGTGGCGGCGATGACGGACCCGGGCAGCCAGGCCTGGCTGGACAAGCTGTGGACGACGATCTCGTCGTGGTCCCCGGACTCGACGGACTACTACGGGACCGGCATCACGATCCAGGTGCTGCTGATCCTGAGCGGCAACTACGTGGCCGCTTAG
- a CDS encoding Gfo/Idh/MocA family protein, producing MSLRIGILGAARIAPTAMVKPAASNSSVSVTAVAARSLERAQAFATKHGIGAAYGSYEELLADPEIDAVYNPLPNGLHGRWTRAALAAGKHVLCEKPFTANAAEAREIASLAETTDRVVMEAFHYRYHPLALRVEEIVASGELGELQRVETALCFPLPKFSDIRYDYDLAGGATMDAGCYAVHMARVFGGETPSVVSASAKLQSPRVDRAMTAELRFPSGHTGRIQCSMWSSSLLKISAKVTGSRGSLSVLNPLAPQAYHRVSVRIGESHRTEKFPRRASYEYQLDAFAAAVLRGEPVKTSAADAVETMTVIDEIYRAAGLPPREPS from the coding sequence ATGAGCCTGCGGATCGGCATCCTGGGGGCGGCTCGCATCGCACCCACGGCCATGGTCAAGCCCGCCGCGTCGAACTCCTCGGTTTCGGTCACCGCCGTCGCGGCGCGGTCCCTCGAGCGGGCGCAAGCGTTTGCGACCAAGCACGGCATCGGCGCTGCTTACGGGTCCTACGAGGAGTTGCTGGCGGATCCGGAGATCGACGCCGTCTACAACCCGCTGCCGAACGGCCTGCACGGCCGCTGGACGCGGGCGGCGCTGGCGGCGGGCAAGCACGTCCTGTGCGAGAAGCCGTTCACGGCGAACGCGGCGGAGGCCCGGGAGATCGCTTCACTGGCGGAGACGACGGATCGCGTGGTGATGGAGGCGTTCCACTACCGCTACCACCCGCTGGCGCTGCGGGTGGAGGAGATCGTGGCGTCGGGCGAGCTGGGTGAGTTGCAGCGCGTCGAAACGGCGTTGTGCTTTCCGCTGCCGAAGTTCTCGGATATCCGTTACGACTACGACTTGGCGGGCGGGGCCACGATGGACGCGGGCTGCTACGCGGTCCACATGGCACGCGTCTTCGGTGGCGAGACGCCGTCGGTGGTTTCGGCCTCGGCGAAGCTGCAGTCGCCGCGGGTGGACCGCGCGATGACGGCGGAACTGCGGTTCCCCTCGGGCCACACCGGGCGCATCCAGTGCTCGATGTGGTCGTCTTCGCTGCTCAAGATCAGCGCGAAGGTGACGGGGTCTCGCGGGTCGCTGTCGGTGCTCAACCCGTTGGCCCCGCAGGCGTACCACCGGGTTTCGGTCCGCATCGGCGAGTCACACCGCACGGAGAAGTTCCCCCGCCGGGCGTCGTACGAGTACCAGCTGGACGCGTTCGCGGCGGCAGTCCTGCGGGGCGAACCGGTGAAGACCTCGGCGGCCGACGCGGTCGAGACGATGACCGTGATCGACGAGATCTACCGGGCCGCGGGACTGCCGCCGCGCGAGCCGAGCTAA
- a CDS encoding ABC transporter substrate-binding protein yields MSRSRAVQAVLLASLAALVTACGGGPDGAGGTSQAAGAPASGIPDTAAIVQAVQKDAQLNAALPDTVKQAGLHLASNLQSAPNNFYAADGKTPIGYEVDLAKAIAAKLGVAVTHQDMAFGSLITSLQSGRIDLTMAGMNDTKARQAQIDFVDYFTSGITIMIRKGNPDGITGPDTLCGKNVAVVQGTSHQKFAAGQSTKCTQAGKPAITVTATDSDNQNQNQLRTGRVQAILNDLPSAVYISRTAGDGKFFEVVPGEPIDGGPYGIGVNKANTALRDSVQKALQALIADGTYGKILQAWGVEQGAIEKAAINGGS; encoded by the coding sequence ATGTCCCGTTCTCGTGCCGTACAGGCGGTGCTGCTCGCGAGCCTCGCCGCGCTGGTGACGGCTTGTGGTGGCGGTCCGGACGGCGCGGGCGGGACGTCGCAGGCCGCCGGGGCGCCCGCGTCCGGCATCCCGGACACCGCCGCGATCGTCCAGGCCGTGCAGAAGGACGCCCAGCTCAACGCCGCCCTGCCGGACACCGTCAAGCAGGCCGGCCTGCACCTGGCCTCGAACCTGCAGTCCGCGCCCAACAACTTCTACGCCGCCGACGGCAAGACCCCGATCGGCTACGAGGTCGACCTGGCCAAGGCGATCGCCGCCAAGCTCGGCGTCGCCGTCACCCACCAGGACATGGCGTTCGGCTCGCTGATCACGAGCCTCCAGTCCGGCCGCATCGACCTGACCATGGCCGGCATGAACGACACCAAGGCCCGCCAGGCGCAGATCGACTTCGTCGACTACTTCACCTCGGGCATCACGATCATGATCCGCAAGGGCAACCCGGACGGCATCACCGGCCCGGACACCCTGTGCGGCAAGAACGTCGCCGTCGTGCAGGGCACCAGCCACCAGAAGTTCGCCGCCGGGCAGAGCACCAAGTGCACGCAGGCCGGCAAGCCCGCGATCACCGTCACCGCGACCGACAGCGACAACCAGAACCAGAACCAGCTGCGCACGGGCCGCGTCCAGGCGATCCTCAACGACCTGCCCAGCGCCGTCTACATCTCGCGCACCGCGGGGGACGGCAAGTTCTTCGAGGTCGTCCCCGGGGAGCCGATCGACGGCGGCCCGTACGGCATCGGTGTCAACAAGGCCAACACCGCGCTGCGCGACTCCGTGCAGAAGGCCCTGCAGGCCCTGATCGCCGACGGCACCTACGGCAAGATCCTGCAGGCCTGGGGCGTCGAGCAGGGCGCCATCGAAAAGGCGGCCATCAATGGCGGGTCCTGA
- a CDS encoding amino acid ABC transporter permease, with the protein MAGPEPLPIVRLRHWGRWVAAAIIVALLVLLGIALGNAQIAWNQVPDFVFYKVMATGLLNTVVLAVLSQAVAIVLGIVIALLRRSANPVARWFAAGYIWIFRGLPVLLQILLWYNLALVFPVIDIPFLVHEQTNVLISAFTAAFLGLALNESAYMAEIVRAGLNSVDSGQTEAAKSIGMTPAATLRRVVLPQAMRVIIPPTGNDFINMLKGTSMASVIGVTELIHAANNISSNNLLVMETLLAAAVWYMVVVTVAGVGQHYLERAFGQADRGPLARAGKALRGVPLVRSARV; encoded by the coding sequence ATGGCGGGTCCTGAGCCGCTCCCGATCGTCCGGCTCCGCCACTGGGGCCGGTGGGTCGCCGCCGCGATCATCGTCGCCCTGCTCGTCCTGCTGGGGATTGCCCTCGGCAACGCGCAGATCGCGTGGAACCAGGTCCCGGACTTCGTCTTCTACAAGGTGATGGCGACCGGCCTGCTCAACACCGTCGTGCTGGCCGTGCTGTCCCAGGCCGTCGCGATCGTGCTCGGCATCGTCATCGCCCTGCTGCGGCGCAGCGCCAACCCGGTCGCCCGGTGGTTCGCCGCCGGCTACATCTGGATCTTCCGCGGCCTGCCCGTGCTCCTCCAGATCCTCCTTTGGTACAACCTGGCGCTGGTTTTCCCGGTGATCGACATCCCGTTCCTCGTCCACGAGCAGACGAACGTGCTGATCAGCGCGTTCACCGCCGCGTTCCTCGGCCTGGCGCTCAACGAGAGCGCGTACATGGCCGAGATCGTCCGGGCCGGGCTGAACAGCGTCGACAGCGGACAGACCGAGGCGGCCAAGTCGATCGGCATGACGCCGGCCGCGACGCTGCGCCGGGTCGTGCTGCCGCAGGCCATGCGCGTGATCATCCCGCCCACCGGCAACGACTTCATCAACATGCTCAAGGGCACGTCGATGGCGTCGGTGATCGGCGTGACCGAGCTGATCCACGCGGCCAACAACATCTCGTCCAACAACCTCCTGGTGATGGAGACGCTGCTGGCCGCGGCCGTCTGGTACATGGTCGTGGTGACCGTCGCCGGCGTCGGCCAGCACTACCTGGAACGCGCCTTCGGCCAGGCCGATCGGGGGCCGCTCGCCCGCGCCGGCAAGGCGTTGCGCGGCGTGCCGCTGGTGAGGAGTGCCCGTGTCTGA